One segment of Verrucomicrobiota bacterium DNA contains the following:
- a CDS encoding carbohydrate ABC transporter permease translates to MKPKRFSPLGAICTVLTVVLALIWLFPVYWIAATSLKTETQTIAMPPTLAPSPPTLESFIYVIQNSPIFRWYLNTVIVAGVVTFLSIWFALMCSYALSRLEFKGKPLIYALLLVGFMLPFSTMAIPLFMLMNKLHFVNSYAGLILPQIAAPLSVIVFKQFFDAVPGDFRHAAVIDGAGEFRILFRIYVPLNWSIIWAMSIVTFIGTWNNFFWPFIITNSTPMLTIPVGMTQVQSAYGIAFAKTSAIAVMASIPTAVAYLMFQKRVTQGVMAAAGIKG, encoded by the coding sequence ATGAAACCGAAGCGCTTCTCGCCCTTGGGCGCAATCTGTACCGTCCTGACGGTAGTTTTAGCGCTGATCTGGCTTTTCCCCGTTTACTGGATTGCGGCCACGTCCTTAAAGACGGAAACGCAAACCATCGCGATGCCGCCCACACTGGCCCCGTCCCCTCCGACGCTCGAATCGTTTATTTACGTAATTCAAAACAGCCCGATTTTTCGCTGGTACCTGAATACGGTGATCGTTGCGGGGGTAGTCACGTTCCTGTCGATTTGGTTTGCCTTGATGTGCAGCTATGCGCTGTCCCGGCTTGAGTTCAAGGGCAAGCCCTTGATTTATGCACTGCTTCTTGTCGGGTTCATGCTCCCGTTCAGCACGATGGCAATCCCGCTGTTCATGCTGATGAACAAGCTGCATTTTGTAAATTCTTACGCCGGACTTATTCTCCCTCAAATTGCAGCACCCTTGTCGGTGATCGTGTTCAAACAATTTTTTGACGCAGTTCCCGGGGACTTCCGGCACGCCGCCGTTATCGACGGGGCGGGCGAATTCAGGATTCTGTTTAGAATCTATGTGCCGCTTAACTGGAGCATCATCTGGGCGATGAGCATCGTTACCTTTATCGGCACCTGGAACAACTTCTTCTGGCCGTTCATCATCACCAACTCAACGCCGATGCTGACCATCCCGGTCGGCATGACCCAGGTTCAATCCGCATACGGTATCGCCTTCGCTAAAACGTCCGCCATCGCGGTGATGGCTTCTATCCCGACGGCGGTCGCTTACCTTATGTTCCAGAAACGAGTGACCCAGGGCGTGATGGCAGCGGCCGGAATCAAAGGCTGA
- a CDS encoding sugar ABC transporter permease — translation MSNIDPPGKTALAATTATELDRPQTRPQTPRRRKWPVAWAFVAPFLFFYGLFLIYPAIQVCYLSLTNSDIAGQGGFIGVRNYVELMRDQEFWASVAHTVYFVILTVVPNTAVGFFLALLVVRLKRLRLPILSAFFLPFILPVSVVTTAALWILDANFGIFNFFAGTTVAWFQDPGWAMPAVALVTIWWTVGFNMLLFIAGLQNIPGDLYEAAAIDGANGFQRFFKITCPLIWPVASLVLVLQLIAQFKIFDQVYLLTGGGPYNSTTVVLLYMYREAFQQNRGGYASAVAIMLVLIIILVSALQFQLLRFRRSQ, via the coding sequence ATGAGCAACATTGACCCGCCCGGAAAGACCGCCCTGGCCGCGACCACCGCGACCGAACTGGACCGTCCGCAAACGCGCCCCCAAACGCCGCGCCGGAGGAAATGGCCGGTCGCCTGGGCTTTCGTCGCTCCCTTTCTCTTCTTTTACGGGTTGTTCCTGATCTATCCTGCCATCCAGGTCTGTTACCTGAGTCTGACCAACTCGGACATCGCCGGCCAGGGCGGGTTCATCGGAGTCAGAAATTACGTCGAGTTGATGCGCGACCAGGAATTTTGGGCCTCGGTCGCGCACACCGTCTATTTTGTTATCCTGACGGTCGTGCCGAATACGGCGGTAGGGTTCTTCCTGGCGTTACTGGTTGTCCGCTTGAAGCGGCTCCGATTGCCGATCCTGTCGGCATTTTTCCTGCCCTTCATCCTGCCGGTGAGCGTCGTGACCACGGCGGCACTCTGGATTCTGGACGCGAATTTCGGGATCTTTAATTTTTTTGCGGGTACGACCGTGGCGTGGTTTCAAGACCCCGGCTGGGCCATGCCCGCGGTGGCGCTGGTGACCATCTGGTGGACGGTAGGCTTCAACATGCTTCTTTTCATCGCCGGTTTGCAAAACATACCCGGCGATCTCTACGAGGCTGCAGCGATCGACGGTGCAAACGGTTTCCAGCGCTTCTTCAAAATCACTTGCCCGCTGATCTGGCCGGTTGCAAGCCTCGTGCTGGTACTGCAACTCATCGCGCAGTTCAAAATTTTTGACCAGGTGTACCTGCTCACGGGCGGAGGACCCTACAACTCAACCACGGTAGTGCTTCTCTACATGTACCGTGAGGCCTTTCAGCAGAACCGGGGCGGCTACGCTTCCGCAGTCGCAATCATGCTGGTCCTTATCATCATACTGGTCTCAGCCCTTCAGTTCCAGTTACTGCGATTCAGGCGTTCACAATGA
- the aroC gene encoding chorismate synthase — protein MSSQFGVLFRVATWGESHGGGVGVVIDGCPAQIPLGPEDLQADLDRRRPGQSEIVTPRAEADRCEILSGVFEGRTLGTPIAVLVRNTDARPEAYREMEHAFRPSHADYTYQAKYGIRNWQGGGRSSARETIGRVAAGAIAKKVLRTHLPAFETVAFVQSVHRIEAQVDPGSVTSAEVERSIVRCPDPETSERMITLIKQMRKEGNSVGGVVSCVIRGVPPGLGEPVFDRLEADLAKAMLSLPATKGFEVGSGFAGSLMTGAEHNDAFEMRAGQVRTATNRSGGVQGGISNGEDIVFRVAFKPTATILRPQSTVNDQGQEVQLAARGRHDPCVLPRAVPMVEAMAALVLCDHWLRQRAQNMT, from the coding sequence ATGTCTTCCCAGTTTGGAGTTCTTTTCCGGGTTGCGACCTGGGGTGAGTCCCACGGCGGGGGCGTCGGCGTCGTCATTGACGGGTGCCCGGCGCAAATTCCTCTCGGGCCTGAAGATCTTCAGGCTGATCTGGACCGGCGACGTCCCGGGCAAAGTGAGATTGTCACACCCCGGGCGGAAGCCGACCGCTGCGAAATTCTGTCCGGCGTATTCGAGGGCCGCACGCTCGGTACGCCGATTGCCGTCCTGGTTCGCAACACGGACGCGCGCCCGGAGGCTTACCGCGAGATGGAACACGCGTTTCGGCCCAGTCACGCCGACTACACCTACCAGGCGAAGTACGGGATTCGGAACTGGCAGGGCGGGGGACGGTCTTCGGCCCGTGAGACGATCGGGCGAGTTGCCGCCGGTGCGATCGCGAAGAAGGTGTTGCGCACCCATTTACCGGCGTTTGAGACGGTGGCATTCGTGCAAAGCGTGCATCGGATCGAAGCGCAGGTTGATCCCGGATCGGTCACGAGCGCCGAGGTTGAGCGATCCATCGTGCGTTGTCCTGACCCGGAAACATCGGAACGGATGATTACGCTCATCAAACAGATGCGCAAAGAGGGTAATTCGGTGGGCGGCGTGGTGTCCTGCGTGATCCGCGGCGTGCCGCCCGGGCTGGGTGAACCCGTCTTCGACCGGTTGGAAGCGGATCTGGCCAAGGCCATGCTCAGCTTGCCGGCCACGAAAGGATTCGAGGTCGGTTCGGGTTTTGCCGGTTCCCTGATGACGGGGGCGGAGCACAATGATGCGTTCGAAATGCGCGCGGGCCAGGTGCGGACTGCGACGAACCGTTCCGGCGGCGTGCAGGGCGGCATCAGCAACGGGGAAGACATCGTGTTCCGGGTTGCCTTCAAGCCGACCGCCACCATCCTGCGGCCCCAATCGACGGTGAATGATCAGGGACAGGAGGTGCAATTGGCGGCCCGCGGGCGCCATGATCCCTGCGTGTTGCCGAGGGCCGTGCCGATGGTGGAGGCGATGGCGGCGCTGGTACTCTGTGACCATTGGCTGCGGCAACGGGCCCAAAATATGACCTGA
- a CDS encoding alpha-N-arabinofuranosidase — MSNVEIVIDADFIVSQVDRRLFGSFVEHLGRCVYTGIFEPGHPTADARGFRRDVLELVRELGPTIIRYPGGNFMSGYRWEDGVGPVSERPRQLDLAWFTTEPNTFGTNEFIDWCKLAGTEPMLGVNLGTRGPDEARAYLEYCNHPGGTALSDLRATHGYKDPHAVKFWCLGNEMDGPWQIGQKTATEYGRIAKSTATLMKWVDPTIEVSACGSSEPFMPTFGEWEYEVLNHAYEVADFVSLHMYYKNPYKDVQEFLASADIMDRYIQDTLAVCDAVRAKHRAAKRIMLSFDEWNVWYKAREPRDRALPGWPEAPRLLEEIYDLQDALMVGGALITLLNHADRVKSACLAQLVNVIGPIFTEPGGAAWRQTIFHPFKLVAQNARGTVLRTKIQSTQVETRTAGLIDHVIATAVHDADRKTVVLFMLNRETSKPLEVSVALRGFPALTRGNGLQIFGDDLLATNTLKTPNAVQPAPYEDFTVKGDAVLASLRPLSWAMLTLSY; from the coding sequence ATGAGCAACGTCGAGATTGTTATCGATGCCGATTTTATCGTGTCGCAGGTTGACCGGCGTCTATTTGGTTCTTTTGTCGAACACCTGGGTCGGTGCGTGTACACCGGCATTTTCGAACCGGGTCATCCCACCGCCGACGCCCGCGGCTTTCGACGCGACGTGCTCGAATTGGTTCGAGAACTCGGCCCGACGATCATCCGTTATCCCGGGGGTAATTTCATGTCGGGCTACCGCTGGGAAGACGGCGTCGGCCCCGTTTCAGAACGGCCGCGCCAGCTCGATCTCGCCTGGTTCACCACCGAACCCAATACGTTCGGAACCAACGAATTTATCGACTGGTGCAAACTGGCCGGCACCGAACCGATGCTCGGCGTCAACCTGGGCACGCGTGGTCCCGATGAGGCACGCGCTTACCTGGAGTACTGTAACCATCCGGGGGGAACCGCTCTGAGTGACCTCCGCGCCACGCACGGCTACAAAGATCCGCATGCCGTTAAGTTTTGGTGTCTCGGCAACGAAATGGATGGGCCCTGGCAGATCGGTCAGAAAACCGCCACCGAGTACGGGCGCATCGCGAAAAGTACGGCAACACTGATGAAATGGGTGGATCCAACCATCGAGGTATCGGCCTGCGGATCTTCCGAGCCGTTCATGCCGACGTTCGGCGAGTGGGAGTACGAGGTGCTGAACCACGCCTACGAGGTGGCGGATTTTGTCTCGCTGCATATGTACTACAAGAACCCGTACAAGGACGTGCAGGAGTTCCTGGCCAGCGCCGACATCATGGACCGGTACATCCAGGATACCCTGGCGGTCTGTGACGCGGTCCGGGCCAAGCACAGGGCCGCGAAGCGGATCATGCTCTCATTCGACGAATGGAACGTGTGGTACAAAGCGCGCGAACCCCGAGACCGCGCGTTACCCGGATGGCCTGAAGCCCCGCGGCTGCTCGAAGAAATTTACGACCTGCAGGATGCCCTGATGGTCGGGGGCGCCCTTATCACCCTGCTGAACCACGCGGACAGGGTCAAGTCGGCTTGCCTGGCCCAGTTGGTTAACGTGATCGGGCCCATCTTTACCGAGCCGGGCGGAGCGGCCTGGCGGCAGACGATTTTTCACCCGTTCAAACTCGTCGCTCAGAATGCGCGCGGAACCGTCCTCCGGACGAAAATTCAATCCACGCAGGTAGAGACGAGAACGGCGGGTTTGATCGACCACGTGATCGCCACCGCGGTGCACGATGCAGACCGCAAAACCGTGGTTCTTTTCATGTTGAACCGTGAAACGTCCAAGCCGCTGGAAGTGAGCGTCGCGTTGCGCGGGTTTCCAGCCCTCACCCGCGGTAACGGCCTGCAGATCTTCGGAGATGATTTGCTGGCGACGAATACTTTGAAAACGCCCAACGCGGTTCAGCCGGCCCCTTACGAGGACTTTACCGTCAAGGGTGACGCCGTCCTGGCCAGCCTGCGTCCGCTCTCATGGGCGATGCTGACGTTGTCCTATTAA
- a CDS encoding extracellular solute-binding protein, whose amino-acid sequence MKTTICCLTACFLSAIAQAAPTTLTFWDFLGGGDGVRMKQIVSDFNKSQNEIQVAESTLTWGEPFYTKVHTAVVSGQTPDVMTYHLSHFPAGILAKDLRALSPAELEQAGLKPSDFQQSLIEKSLEESKKFGQTDQLFGVPLDIHTLVLYYNKTALQKAGLLGSDGKPTGLDGIDSFTKMLADVKAKTHLIPVSANIHPQDPASLWRVWYTLFRQQKGAFVKGDQLSFDDVNAQGAKALQTMADWAKQGLIPKNTSYASMVALFTAGRTGFMFNGNWELPTLVDLQKQGKLPFEYGIVAFPKLYDAPDTWADSHQLAIPNNSKTPASPERVQAALKFIAFVVKQQTWAGGGHIPAYLPVQQSEAYKQLSPNNEYSPQAAQDVSFEPSLPIFGVGGPTFTAISNFLVPAVDGQITVDQGVKQFTAELQKFATQEQQR is encoded by the coding sequence ATGAAAACAACGATTTGTTGTCTAACCGCCTGCTTCCTCTCGGCAATTGCCCAAGCCGCGCCGACTACCCTGACTTTTTGGGATTTTCTCGGTGGCGGCGACGGCGTGCGGATGAAGCAGATCGTCAGTGACTTCAACAAAAGCCAGAACGAAATTCAGGTCGCCGAGTCGACCCTGACCTGGGGCGAACCGTTTTACACCAAGGTCCATACGGCCGTTGTCTCCGGCCAGACGCCGGACGTCATGACGTACCATTTGTCCCATTTTCCCGCCGGCATCCTCGCGAAGGATCTGCGGGCATTGTCCCCGGCGGAACTCGAGCAGGCCGGTCTCAAGCCCTCTGATTTCCAGCAATCCCTGATCGAGAAGTCCCTTGAGGAGAGTAAGAAGTTCGGGCAGACCGACCAACTCTTCGGTGTCCCGCTCGATATTCATACCCTGGTTCTCTACTACAACAAAACCGCGCTTCAAAAGGCCGGCCTGCTGGGTTCAGACGGCAAACCAACCGGGCTTGACGGCATCGACTCGTTCACGAAGATGCTCGCCGACGTTAAAGCCAAGACGCACCTGATTCCGGTCTCGGCAAACATTCACCCGCAGGATCCCGCTTCGCTTTGGCGCGTCTGGTACACCCTTTTCAGGCAGCAGAAGGGCGCATTTGTGAAGGGCGACCAGTTAAGCTTCGACGACGTCAACGCTCAGGGGGCGAAAGCCCTCCAGACGATGGCCGATTGGGCAAAGCAGGGTTTGATCCCGAAAAACACGTCTTATGCCTCGATGGTGGCCCTGTTTACTGCCGGGCGAACCGGGTTCATGTTCAACGGCAACTGGGAGCTGCCGACGCTCGTCGACTTGCAAAAGCAGGGAAAACTTCCGTTTGAGTACGGGATCGTTGCCTTCCCGAAACTTTACGACGCTCCTGACACCTGGGCCGACTCACATCAATTAGCCATTCCGAACAACAGCAAGACGCCGGCGTCTCCGGAGAGGGTTCAGGCCGCGCTGAAGTTCATTGCCTTCGTCGTTAAGCAGCAAACCTGGGCCGGCGGCGGCCATATCCCGGCCTACCTGCCCGTTCAGCAGAGTGAAGCTTACAAACAGCTGTCGCCCAACAACGAGTACAGCCCCCAGGCGGCCCAGGACGTCTCCTTTGAGCCCAGCCTGCCGATCTTCGGTGTGGGCGGTCCGACCTTCACCGCCATCAGCAACTTCCTGGTTCCGGCGGTAGACGGGCAGATTACGGTCGACCAGGGCGTTAAGCAGTTCACGGCCGAACTCCAGAAATTTGCGACGCAGGAGCAGCAACGCTAG
- a CDS encoding putative 4-mercaptohistidine N1-methyltransferase, protein MPSIYETDVLLQQYLLFHYGTAEDQLPFPFGPQDALFYPVRCVTAFTSFFVEPARALDLGCAVGRSTFELARYAGEAIGIDLSQNFIHAARTMQREGEISFFRLEEGTVATPLRRSLPAGLDRHRCRFQTGDATLHDPRLGTFDVVLAANLLDRVRSPQSLLQNCVRYLRPGGTLIVASPYTWLPDFTPADAWLGGKLDSQGRRLETLASLRTLLEPGCRLLHTADLPFLIREHARKYQWSVAQASVWRRDG, encoded by the coding sequence ATGCCGTCGATCTACGAAACCGACGTTCTCCTCCAGCAATACCTCCTTTTCCATTACGGAACGGCGGAGGACCAACTGCCTTTTCCGTTCGGCCCGCAGGATGCCCTCTTTTACCCGGTCCGTTGCGTTACGGCATTCACGTCATTCTTCGTGGAACCCGCGCGCGCCCTGGATCTCGGGTGCGCAGTCGGTCGTTCCACGTTTGAGCTGGCCCGCTATGCCGGAGAAGCCATCGGCATTGATCTTTCACAAAACTTTATCCACGCGGCCCGGACGATGCAGCGAGAGGGCGAGATCAGTTTCTTCCGGCTCGAGGAAGGCACCGTCGCCACCCCGTTACGGCGTTCACTGCCGGCCGGCCTTGACCGTCACCGGTGCCGGTTTCAAACCGGTGACGCGACGCTCCACGATCCCCGCCTCGGCACCTTCGACGTGGTTCTGGCGGCAAACCTGCTTGACCGGGTCCGATCACCCCAAAGCCTGCTTCAGAACTGCGTGCGGTATCTCCGGCCGGGCGGCACGCTGATCGTCGCTTCGCCGTACACCTGGCTTCCCGATTTCACACCCGCTGACGCCTGGTTGGGTGGGAAGCTCGATTCCCAAGGGCGACGGCTTGAAACCCTCGCGTCCCTGCGCACCCTCCTGGAGCCCGGCTGCAGACTGCTTCACACCGCGGACCTCCCGTTTCTCATCCGCGAACACGCTCGAAAGTACCAGTGGAGCGTGGCGCAAGCCTCCGTGTGGCGGCGGGACGGGTGA